GTAATGTCTCACACATATTTTCTCAGCCGTTACATGGGGGTGTGTACGTGGCGCAGCAGTTCCGCGTCTTATCCAGGGACCACGCACACTTCTCTAATTCATCTAAATTTTTACGTGTCCAGTAAATCAACCAATAAATATCTTTAATTATGTACAGGAGAGCCTATGGGAGCCCCTTAatcaacctcctcaacagtGGGACCCTCGCCGCCACCAGGGgcggctccagctccaggcATGCCTCCTCCGGGCATTCCACCGGGAGCACCACCGTCAGCTCCGTAGAACTTCATAAGGATGGGGTTCGCAATACcctcgagctccttctgcttaTCGGAGTACTCTTCAGTAGCACCGGACTGAGTAGCATCGAGGAACTCAATGGTCTCGTTGATGGCCTTCTCAAGCTTCTCACGCTCGGCCTCGTCAaccttctccttgaactTCTCCTCGGAGAGAGTGTTCTTGAGAGAGTAGGTGTAAGACTCGAGGCCGTTCTTGGCGGCAATTCgggcagcctccttctcgtcctcgtccttgtacttctcAGCGTCGTTCACCATTCGCTCaatttcctccttggaaaGTCGGCCCTTGTCGTTGGTGATAGTGATTTGCTGAGTCTTACCAGTACCCTTCTCAACAGCGGAGACGTTGAGAATACCGTTGGCATCAACGTCAAAGGTGACTTCGATCTGAGGAACACCACGAGGAGCGGGGGGAATACCGGACAGCTCAAACTTACCAAGGATGTTGTTATCCTTGGTCTGAGCTCGCTCACCCTCAAAGACCTGAATCAGAACGCCAGGCTGGTTGTCAGCGtaggtggagaaggtctcAGACTTCTTGGTGGGGATAGTCGAGTTTCGGGGGATGAGCTTGGTCATAACACCGCCAGCAGTCTCGATTCCAAGAGAAAGGGGAGCAacgtcaaggagcagaATATCCTgagtggaagaggaagtGTCACCAGAAAGGATGGCAGCCTGGACGGCAGCACCGTAGGCAACAGCCTCATCAGGGTTGATAGATCGATTCAGCTCTTTTCCGTTGAAGAAGTCAGAAACGAGCTTCTGCACCTTGGGGATTCGAGTGGagccaccaacaaggacaatcTCGTTGACTGAGGCCTTGTCCATCTTAGCGTCCTTCAGGACCTTCTCAACTGGCTCAAGAGTGCCTCGGAAGAGATCCTGACAGAGTTCCTCGAATCGGGCTCGAGtgatggaggtgtagaAATCAATACCCTCGTAGAGAGAGTCGATCTCAATGGATGTCTGAGCGGAAGACGAAAGGGTTCGCTTAGC
The Yarrowia lipolytica chromosome 1A, complete sequence genome window above contains:
- a CDS encoding uncharacterized protein (Heat shock protein), which codes for MSKAVGIDLGTTYSCVAHFANDRVEIIANDQGNRTTPSFVAFTDTERLIGDAAKNQAAMNPANTVFDAKRLIGRKFDDPEVQNDAKHFPFKIIDKAGKPNIEVEFKGETKVFTPEEISSMILTKMKETAEGYLGTKVNDAVITVPAYFNDSQRQATKDAGLIAGLNVQRIINEPTAAAIAYGLDKKETGERNVLIFDLGGGTFDVSLLSIEDGIFEVKATAGDTHLGGEDFDNRLVNHFVQEFKRKHKKDISTNQRALRRLRTACERAKRTLSSSAQTSIEIDSLYEGIDFYTSITRARFEELCQDLFRGTLEPVEKVLKDAKMDKASVNEIVLVGGSTRIPKVQKLVSDFFNGKELNRSINPDEAVAYGAAVQAAILSGDTSSSTQDILLLDVAPLSLGIETAGGVMTKLIPRNSTIPTKKSETFSTYADNQPGVLIQVFEGERAQTKDNNILGKFELSGIPPAPRGVPQIEVTFDVDANGILNVSAVEKGTGKTQQITITNDKGRLSKEEIERMVNDAEKYKDEDEKEAARIAAKNGLESYTYSLKNTLSEEKFKEKVDEAEREKLEKAINETIEFLDATQSGATEEYSDKQKELEGIANPILMKFYGADGGAPGGMPGGGMPGAGAAPGGGEGPTVEEVD